A section of the Desulfobacteraceae bacterium genome encodes:
- a CDS encoding tetratricopeptide repeat protein: MKPYPDSYLNSLRETARKISLVGHSAEALKNSVAELSQNLEVLELYGIELRMEDYVGRAVHLFFLGNYAPALQSLEKAISLAPDDPALWTHKGILLIRLGRLYEALLAAQKAVGLDPRNAAARTCQALALEAARRFGEALAAVEAGIACAPDYAPAWALKSGIACRLGRYDEGLAAGRQALSLDAANPTAWYNLACLLALKGEVRQSLSHLERAVAIDPACSAIARRDEDLAILRQMPEFRRLTA; encoded by the coding sequence ATGAAGCCTTACCCTGATTCCTATTTAAATTCCCTGCGGGAAACCGCGCGCAAGATCTCCCTGGTGGGCCATTCCGCCGAGGCGCTCAAAAACAGCGTGGCGGAGCTCAGCCAGAATCTCGAGGTCCTGGAGCTCTACGGGATCGAACTGCGGATGGAGGATTACGTCGGCCGGGCGGTCCACCTCTTTTTCCTGGGCAACTACGCACCGGCCCTGCAGAGCCTCGAAAAGGCGATTTCCCTGGCCCCCGATGACCCCGCCCTCTGGACCCACAAAGGGATCCTGCTGATCCGTCTGGGGCGGCTTTACGAGGCGCTTTTGGCCGCCCAGAAGGCCGTCGGCCTGGATCCCCGCAATGCCGCCGCCCGCACCTGCCAGGCATTGGCCCTGGAGGCCGCGCGGCGCTTCGGCGAGGCCCTGGCCGCGGTGGAGGCCGGCATCGCCTGCGCCCCGGATTACGCCCCGGCCTGGGCCCTCAAAAGCGGCATCGCTTGCCGCCTGGGCCGTTATGACGAGGGGCTCGCCGCCGGCCGGCAGGCTCTTTCGCTGGATGCCGCCAACCCCACCGCCTGGTACAACCTGGCGTGCCTGTTGGCGCTCAAGGGCGAGGTGCGCCAGTCCCTTTCGCACCTGGAGCGGGCGGTCGCCATCGACCCCGCCTGCAGCGCCATCGCCCGGCGTGACGAGGACCTGGCAATTCTCAGGCAGATGCCGGAATTCCGCCGCCTCACCGCCTGA
- a CDS encoding zinc ribbon domain-containing protein, which yields MPIYEFYCSRCNTIYNFFSRRINTTKVPVCPTCGDVPLNRQVSVFAVTGRAREDGEADDLPFDESRMEKAMQMLAGEADKINEDDPRQAAAMMRKLSDATGLELGAGMQEALRRMERGEDPDAIEAELGDLLETEDPFQLPEKKGAGSPGRRAAPRRDETLYDL from the coding sequence ATGCCGATCTACGAATTTTACTGCAGCCGCTGCAACACCATCTACAATTTCTTCTCGCGGCGGATCAACACCACCAAGGTGCCGGTCTGCCCCACCTGCGGCGATGTACCATTGAACCGTCAGGTCTCGGTCTTCGCCGTCACCGGCCGCGCCCGGGAAGACGGGGAGGCCGACGATCTGCCCTTCGATGAGAGCCGCATGGAAAAGGCCATGCAGATGCTGGCCGGCGAGGCCGACAAGATCAACGAGGATGACCCCCGCCAGGCGGCCGCCATGATGCGCAAACTCTCGGATGCCACCGGCCTGGAGCTCGGGGCGGGCATGCAGGAAGCCCTGCGGCGCATGGAGCGCGGCGAGGACCCGGATGCCATCGAGGCCGAACTGGGCGATCTGCTGGAAACCGAAGACCCCTTCCAACTGCCCGAAAAAAAAGGCGCCGGCAGCCCCGGGCGCCGTGCGGCGCCGCGGCGCGACGAAACCCTCTACGACCTATAG